The following are from one region of the Hydrogenimonas sp. SS33 genome:
- the coaBC gene encoding bifunctional phosphopantothenoylcysteine decarboxylase/phosphopantothenate--cysteine ligase CoaBC has product MLTQVRLEGKKVLVGVTGSIAAYKACDLVRLYVKAGAEVRVVMTESAKRFVSPLTFEALSANRVLHESTESWADEINHIGLGEWADLFVIAPATANTLNKMASGIADNLLLQAVLAYEGPILAAPAANTRMVENPVTVANMKRLALNRVELVEPQTKLLACNTVGKGALAEPETIFAASLKHLLQKEYWYNRRVVVTGGGTVEKIDEVRYLSNFSSGKMAEALATALYAAGADVCLVATRPPSEIPPVHVIEVQSAEEMLTYTQEALKTAKKGILVKPDFHSESNQPELVQKTPWLFMAAAVSDYRPAYPQSGKLKKEQLGERWTLELVQNPDILMSLDRSGVKTLAFKAEMDASSALDSARKLLERKKVDAVALNVLKDAGSFGSDTNAVTLVTPEETAEIPLAGKTAVAFALLDLLETL; this is encoded by the coding sequence ATGCTGACACAGGTACGGCTGGAGGGGAAAAAGGTTCTGGTGGGGGTCACCGGTAGCATTGCCGCCTACAAGGCATGCGACCTGGTGCGCCTCTATGTGAAGGCGGGTGCCGAGGTGCGCGTGGTCATGACCGAATCGGCCAAACGGTTCGTCTCGCCGTTGACCTTCGAAGCCCTCAGCGCCAACCGGGTCCTGCACGAAAGTACCGAAAGCTGGGCCGATGAGATCAACCACATCGGGCTGGGGGAGTGGGCGGACCTTTTCGTCATCGCCCCCGCCACGGCCAACACCCTCAACAAAATGGCCTCCGGCATCGCCGACAACCTGCTGCTGCAGGCCGTCCTGGCCTACGAGGGGCCCATCCTCGCCGCCCCCGCGGCCAACACCCGCATGGTCGAAAACCCCGTCACCGTCGCCAACATGAAACGGCTGGCACTCAACCGTGTCGAACTGGTCGAGCCACAGACGAAACTGCTGGCCTGCAACACGGTGGGCAAAGGGGCGCTGGCGGAGCCGGAAACAATCTTCGCCGCATCGCTGAAACATCTCCTGCAAAAAGAGTACTGGTACAACCGCCGCGTCGTCGTCACAGGAGGCGGGACCGTCGAGAAGATCGACGAGGTGCGCTACCTCTCCAACTTCTCCAGCGGCAAGATGGCCGAAGCCCTCGCCACCGCCCTCTACGCCGCCGGCGCCGATGTCTGCCTCGTTGCGACCCGACCCCCTTCCGAGATACCGCCGGTCCATGTCATCGAGGTCCAAAGTGCCGAGGAGATGCTCACATATACCCAGGAGGCCCTGAAGACGGCGAAAAAAGGGATCCTCGTCAAACCGGACTTTCACTCCGAAAGCAACCAACCCGAACTGGTGCAAAAAACCCCCTGGCTCTTCATGGCGGCGGCGGTGAGCGACTACCGCCCCGCCTATCCCCAGAGCGGCAAGCTCAAAAAGGAGCAGCTGGGCGAGCGGTGGACACTGGAGCTGGTACAAAACCCCGACATCCTGATGTCGCTGGATCGAAGCGGGGTTAAAACCCTGGCCTTCAAAGCCGAAATGGACGCCTCGTCGGCCCTGGATTCCGCCCGAAAACTCCTGGAGAGGAAAAAGGTGGATGCCGTGGCGCTCAATGTGCTCAAAGATGCCGGCAGTTTCGGTTCCGACACCAACGCCGTCACCCTCGTCACGCCGGAGGAGACGGCGGAGATCCCCCTCGCCGGCAAAACGGCGGTCGCCTTCGCCCTGCTGGATCTGCTCGAAACCCTATGA
- the glmU gene encoding bifunctional UDP-N-acetylglucosamine diphosphorylase/glucosamine-1-phosphate N-acetyltransferase GlmU, with translation MSLSVIVLAAGQGTRMKSQLPKVLHTISGRPMLFYVIEAAKALSDDITVVLYHQADRIREALEAEFPGLGYKLQDHANYPGTGGAVMEIPTRHDRVLVLNGDMPLVTAESLEPLVSKEADIVMSVFDLPDPSGYGRVVVENGEVRAIVEEKDCTPGQKAIKTVNAGVYVFKKEVLDRYLPLLSNDNAQAEYYLTDIIKMARDEGRHIVPVWVEEEAFKGVNSRYDLAHAEELMQDRIREKWMRAGVTMHLPKTIYIDSRARFFGECTLENGATIHGESVITESHIRAHSVIEDADIKNSGVGPMARIRPGTILEDTHIGNFVEVKKSHLKGVKAGHLSYLGDAEIDEGTNVGAGTITCNYDGKGKYKTKIGKNVFIGSDTQLVAPVTVEDNVMIAAGTTVTRDVESDALAISRTPQKTVKGFFHKFFGTKK, from the coding sequence ATGTCTCTCTCCGTTATCGTACTCGCCGCAGGCCAGGGGACGCGCATGAAATCGCAGCTTCCCAAAGTCCTGCACACCATCAGCGGCAGGCCCATGCTCTTCTATGTGATCGAAGCGGCAAAGGCCCTCAGCGACGACATCACCGTCGTCCTCTACCACCAGGCCGACCGGATCCGTGAAGCGCTGGAAGCCGAATTTCCGGGACTTGGCTACAAACTTCAGGACCATGCCAACTACCCCGGGACCGGCGGTGCCGTCATGGAGATCCCGACACGCCACGACAGGGTGCTGGTGCTCAACGGGGACATGCCCCTGGTTACGGCCGAATCGCTCGAGCCTCTCGTCTCGAAAGAGGCCGACATCGTCATGAGCGTCTTCGACCTTCCCGACCCCTCCGGTTACGGCCGTGTCGTCGTGGAAAACGGGGAGGTCCGGGCGATCGTGGAGGAGAAGGACTGCACCCCTGGGCAGAAAGCGATCAAGACGGTCAACGCCGGCGTCTACGTCTTCAAAAAGGAGGTGCTCGACCGCTACCTTCCGCTCCTTTCCAACGACAACGCCCAGGCGGAGTACTACCTGACCGATATCATCAAAATGGCCCGCGACGAGGGGCGCCACATCGTGCCCGTCTGGGTCGAGGAGGAGGCGTTCAAGGGGGTCAACTCCCGCTACGACCTGGCCCACGCCGAAGAGCTGATGCAGGACCGCATCCGCGAAAAGTGGATGCGCGCAGGCGTGACGATGCACCTGCCCAAAACCATCTACATCGACAGCCGGGCACGCTTCTTCGGCGAATGCACCCTCGAAAACGGCGCAACGATCCACGGGGAGAGCGTCATCACCGAAAGCCATATCCGTGCCCACAGCGTCATCGAGGATGCCGACATCAAAAACTCCGGCGTCGGCCCCATGGCGCGCATCCGCCCCGGCACGATCCTCGAAGATACCCACATCGGCAACTTCGTCGAGGTGAAAAAATCGCACCTCAAAGGGGTCAAGGCGGGGCACCTGAGCTACCTGGGCGATGCGGAGATCGACGAAGGCACCAACGTGGGGGCGGGCACCATCACCTGCAACTATGACGGCAAGGGCAAATACAAGACCAAAATCGGCAAAAACGTCTTCATCGGCTCGGACACCCAGCTCGTCGCCCCCGTCACCGTCGAGGACAATGTGATGATCGCCGCCGGAACCACGGTCACGCGGGATGTGGAGAGTGACGCGCTGGCCATCTCCCGCACGCCCCAGAAAACGGTCAAGGGCTTCTTCCACAAGTTTTTCGGAACGAAAAAGTAG
- a CDS encoding motility protein A, translating into MDLGSVIGLVLILGLLFGSMAMGVGIGAYIDIPSVLIVIGGSIGALLVAFKMEQMKNFVKIFMIAIKPPQENVPELIKKLVDYSTQARRDGILSLEAAANNEENEFLKKGLSMAVDGNEPDTIRELLEIEMEQTSERHKGNSAIFSQWAGLAGAMGMIGTLIGLVAMLLNMSDPSAIGPSMAVALLTTMYGAMIGNIFGNPIANILNIRDADELLVKTIILEGIMSIQAGDNPRTLEAKLLSFLPPNERVSQFE; encoded by the coding sequence ATGGACTTAGGTAGTGTCATCGGGTTGGTTCTGATTCTCGGTCTCCTTTTCGGTTCGATGGCGATGGGTGTGGGGATTGGCGCCTATATCGATATTCCGTCGGTACTGATCGTTATAGGCGGTTCCATCGGGGCGTTGCTGGTCGCCTTCAAGATGGAGCAGATGAAGAACTTCGTCAAGATCTTCATGATCGCCATCAAACCGCCCCAGGAAAATGTGCCCGAGCTGATCAAGAAGCTGGTCGACTACTCGACCCAGGCGCGGCGCGACGGAATCCTTTCCCTGGAAGCGGCGGCCAACAACGAAGAGAACGAATTTTTGAAAAAGGGCCTCTCCATGGCGGTGGACGGCAACGAGCCCGACACGATCCGCGAACTGCTGGAGATCGAAATGGAGCAGACCAGCGAACGCCACAAGGGCAATTCCGCCATCTTCAGCCAGTGGGCCGGCCTGGCGGGGGCGATGGGGATGATCGGGACCCTGATCGGTCTGGTCGCGATGCTTTTGAACATGTCCGACCCGAGCGCCATCGGCCCCTCCATGGCGGTGGCGTTGCTGACGACGATGTACGGTGCGATGATCGGCAACATCTTCGGAAACCCCATCGCCAACATCCTCAATATCCGGGATGCCGACGAACTTCTGGTGAAGACGATCATTCTGGAAGGGATCATGTCGATCCAGGCCGGCGACAACCCCAGAACGCTGGAGGCGAAACTCCTCTCGTTCCTGCCGCCCAACGAGCGCGTGAGCCAGTTCGAGTAG
- a CDS encoding flagellar motor protein MotB, which translates to MAKQKCPECPECMPEWLAAFGDLMSLLLCFFVLLLSMSTMDAKKLEEAIGSLAGALSVLEGGERSELQERRIESGTGGGSAATSPTEVETSQQAQSKMARQINKIWMQMVSLKNEMNEIIVSQGATPVALEEAEKGFMLRLPAELLFKPGEATIDNMDALLFLKRIAMIIDRLPNSLQVAVRGHTDDRPPGPHSPFRDNWELSAARAVSVVKVLIKDGVNPKRLSACGNAQFKPIATNATPEGRAKNRRVELFFYSNEPELEGKARKSILDAGMKPE; encoded by the coding sequence ATGGCAAAACAGAAGTGTCCCGAATGTCCCGAATGTATGCCCGAATGGCTGGCGGCTTTCGGCGACCTGATGAGCCTGCTGCTCTGCTTCTTCGTGCTTCTGCTTTCGATGTCCACGATGGACGCCAAAAAACTGGAAGAGGCGATCGGCTCCCTGGCGGGGGCTTTGAGCGTTCTGGAGGGCGGAGAGCGTTCGGAACTGCAGGAGCGGCGAATCGAGAGCGGGACCGGCGGAGGTTCCGCCGCCACATCGCCGACGGAGGTGGAGACTTCCCAGCAGGCCCAGTCGAAGATGGCCAGGCAGATCAACAAAATCTGGATGCAGATGGTTTCGCTCAAAAACGAGATGAACGAGATCATCGTCAGCCAGGGGGCGACCCCCGTGGCGCTGGAGGAAGCGGAGAAGGGTTTTATGCTCCGTCTCCCGGCGGAACTCCTTTTCAAACCGGGTGAAGCGACCATAGACAATATGGATGCTCTGCTTTTCCTGAAACGGATCGCCATGATCATCGACCGTCTCCCCAACTCACTGCAGGTGGCTGTCCGGGGCCATACCGACGACCGGCCGCCGGGACCCCACAGCCCCTTCAGAGACAACTGGGAACTCTCCGCCGCGAGGGCGGTGTCGGTGGTGAAAGTCCTTATCAAAGACGGCGTCAACCCCAAGCGCCTCTCCGCCTGCGGCAATGCCCAGTTCAAACCCATCGCCACCAACGCCACCCCGGAAGGACGTGCGAAGAACCGGCGGGTGGAGCTCTTTTTCTACTCCAACGAACCGGAACTGGAAGGCAAAGCGCGCAAATCGATTCTCGACGCCGGTATGAAACCCGAGTGA
- the fliP gene encoding flagellar type III secretion system pore protein FliP (The bacterial flagellar biogenesis protein FliP forms a type III secretion system (T3SS)-type pore required for flagellar assembly.), producing the protein MNRLKLPLLLLLAALPLFAVDIPTVNLSLSAPAEPKDLVNTLNIVIVLTLLVLAPSLILVMTSFIRLIVVFAFLRQALGTQQTPPTQLLVSLALVITLFIMEPMGKEAYKNGIKPYMDKKIGYEVAFDKTVEPFKKFMLRNTRESDLALFYRIRHLPNPKTEADVTLPILLPAFMISELKTAFEIGFLIFLPFLVIDMVVSSVLMSMGMMMLPPVMISLPFKILIFVLVDGWHLLVGNLVESFK; encoded by the coding sequence ATGAATCGCCTGAAACTTCCCCTTCTGCTGCTCCTTGCGGCACTGCCGCTCTTTGCCGTCGACATTCCCACCGTCAACCTCTCCCTGAGCGCGCCGGCGGAACCGAAAGATCTGGTCAATACCCTCAACATCGTCATCGTTCTGACCCTGCTGGTTCTGGCTCCCTCGCTGATACTGGTCATGACCAGTTTCATCCGACTCATCGTGGTTTTCGCCTTTTTGCGGCAGGCCCTGGGAACCCAGCAGACACCGCCCACGCAGCTGCTGGTCTCCCTGGCGCTGGTCATCACCCTCTTCATCATGGAGCCGATGGGGAAGGAGGCCTACAAGAACGGCATCAAACCCTATATGGACAAAAAGATCGGGTATGAAGTGGCCTTCGACAAAACGGTGGAGCCTTTCAAGAAGTTCATGCTGCGCAATACCCGGGAGTCGGACCTGGCGCTTTTTTACCGGATCCGCCATCTTCCCAACCCAAAAACGGAGGCGGATGTGACGCTGCCGATTCTGCTGCCGGCGTTCATGATCAGCGAACTGAAAACCGCCTTCGAGATCGGGTTTCTGATCTTTCTTCCCTTCCTCGTCATCGATATGGTCGTCAGTTCGGTGCTGATGAGTATGGGTATGATGATGCTGCCGCCCGTGATGATCTCCCTGCCGTTCAAGATTCTCATCTTCGTTCTCGTGGACGGGTGGCATCTGCTGGTGGGGAATTTGGTCGAAAGCTTTAAATAG
- the trmA gene encoding tRNA (uridine(54)-C5)-methyltransferase TrmA has protein sequence MAKLSTMLSPFYQGSITPFPSPRSRYRARAEYKVFHDASGCHYSMRRMDKKGFVTLKMCPMVIEPIEARMWRLMEAVNEEETLSERLFGIEFLAATTGEVLVTMLYHRRLDEAWEKAAGALQERLDLQIIGRSRKQKMVLAKEYVTEALEVGGRLYRYRHYEQSFTQPNPHVNRQMIGWAMAQARRFGKGDFCELYAGAGNFTIPLATLFPKVIATEISKRSIKAAKENCGLNGIENITFVRMSSEEFTEALEERRAFNRLKEVALDRYDIGTVLVDPPRAGLDEGTRKLIARFDTILYISCNPETLCRDLETLNQTHRIMDAALFDQFPYTEHMEAGVVLVKR, from the coding sequence ATGGCGAAACTTAGTACGATGTTGTCCCCTTTCTATCAGGGAAGCATCACCCCCTTTCCCTCACCCCGGAGCCGTTACCGTGCCCGGGCGGAGTACAAAGTCTTTCATGACGCGTCGGGCTGCCATTACAGTATGCGCAGGATGGACAAAAAGGGATTCGTGACTCTAAAGATGTGCCCCATGGTTATCGAGCCGATCGAGGCGCGGATGTGGCGGCTGATGGAGGCGGTCAACGAAGAGGAGACGCTTTCGGAGAGGCTTTTCGGCATCGAATTTCTGGCGGCGACCACCGGCGAAGTGCTGGTGACGATGCTCTACCACCGCAGGCTCGACGAAGCGTGGGAAAAGGCGGCCGGGGCGCTGCAGGAGAGGCTGGATCTGCAGATCATCGGACGGAGCCGGAAGCAGAAAATGGTACTGGCGAAGGAGTATGTCACCGAAGCGCTGGAGGTGGGCGGCCGGCTCTACCGATACCGCCACTACGAACAGAGCTTCACCCAGCCCAACCCCCATGTGAACCGCCAAATGATCGGCTGGGCGATGGCCCAGGCCCGGCGGTTCGGAAAAGGGGACTTTTGCGAACTCTATGCGGGCGCGGGCAATTTCACGATTCCCCTGGCGACCCTTTTCCCCAAAGTGATCGCGACGGAGATCTCCAAACGCTCCATCAAGGCGGCGAAGGAGAATTGCGGACTCAACGGTATCGAAAACATCACTTTCGTCAGAATGAGCAGCGAAGAGTTCACCGAAGCACTGGAGGAAAGGCGGGCATTCAACCGGCTCAAAGAGGTGGCGCTGGATCGTTACGACATCGGTACCGTTCTGGTAGACCCTCCGAGGGCCGGGCTGGACGAGGGAACGCGAAAGCTCATCGCCCGCTTCGACACGATTCTCTACATCTCCTGCAACCCGGAGACCCTTTGCCGGGACCTGGAAACCCTGAACCAAACCCATCGCATCATGGATGCGGCACTTTTCGACCAGTTTCCCTATACGGAGCATATGGAAGCGGGTGTGGTGCTGGTTAAAAGGTGA
- a CDS encoding DUF2780 domain-containing protein, which yields MMKKVAIATLAASLSLQAGFFDDAVKSVGSMNRPSQSAPATASTNTSQASGLLSSLTGQLGISQKQAAGGTAALMNAAAQQMPQSNYTQLLGSVPGLGGIVKNNSGLVNGAMSMMGNTDMVGQAFKMLGMDNSMISKFAPALLGYIKQYATPENVALLKQAWSAFL from the coding sequence ATGATGAAAAAAGTCGCCATAGCAACCCTGGCTGCGTCGCTTTCGCTGCAGGCCGGATTTTTCGACGATGCCGTCAAGAGTGTCGGCAGCATGAACCGGCCGTCGCAGAGCGCCCCCGCCACCGCCTCCACCAACACCTCCCAGGCGTCCGGGCTTCTCTCCTCACTCACCGGACAATTGGGCATCTCCCAGAAGCAGGCCGCCGGCGGGACCGCCGCTCTGATGAACGCCGCGGCGCAACAGATGCCCCAGAGCAACTACACGCAGCTTCTTGGCAGCGTTCCCGGCCTCGGCGGCATCGTCAAGAACAACAGCGGCCTGGTCAACGGCGCCATGAGCATGATGGGCAACACCGACATGGTGGGCCAGGCATTCAAAATGCTGGGCATGGACAATTCCATGATCTCCAAATTCGCCCCTGCTCTTCTTGGCTATATCAAACAGTATGCCACGCCGGAGAATGTGGCGCTTCTGAAACAGGCGTGGAGCGCCTTCCTGTAA
- a CDS encoding rhodanese-like domain-containing protein, with the protein MKKSLFFITLLLAACASLFAEEMAYNDDVTAKDAAEMMQKEGAILIDVRDPVEFLYVGHAAGSVNIPVFFVRVDMPPVKIRMKVAAVERKEHKAVHPLKTYRPLMDENKKFVENVKKAVHGKLDAPIIVMCRSGERSVYAANKLAKNGFDNVYNLEDGYIFGWRASGLPSGGE; encoded by the coding sequence ATGAAAAAATCTCTCTTTTTCATCACGCTGCTGCTTGCGGCATGCGCCTCTCTCTTTGCCGAAGAGATGGCCTACAACGACGATGTCACGGCCAAAGATGCGGCGGAGATGATGCAGAAGGAGGGGGCCATACTGATCGACGTGCGCGACCCGGTGGAGTTTCTCTATGTTGGCCATGCGGCGGGTAGCGTCAACATCCCCGTCTTTTTCGTGCGTGTCGATATGCCCCCGGTGAAGATACGTATGAAAGTGGCGGCGGTGGAGCGCAAAGAGCACAAGGCGGTCCATCCGTTAAAGACCTACCGCCCCCTGATGGACGAGAACAAAAAGTTCGTGGAGAATGTCAAAAAAGCGGTCCACGGAAAACTCGATGCCCCCATCATCGTCATGTGCCGCAGTGGAGAGCGCTCCGTCTATGCCGCCAACAAACTGGCGAAAAACGGCTTCGATAATGTCTACAACCTGGAAGATGGCTACATTTTCGGATGGAGAGCTTCGGGCTTGCCGAGCGGCGGGGAGTGA
- a CDS encoding FeoA family protein yields MKPITQCKIGCEGKIVKIRAQEPVKGRLFSLGLARGSRIRVLDHTLAKQTWEIESDETKIALREEEASSIFIEPEKCESQR; encoded by the coding sequence ATGAAGCCGATAACCCAATGCAAAATCGGATGCGAAGGCAAAATCGTGAAGATCAGGGCGCAGGAACCGGTGAAAGGAAGGCTCTTCTCTCTGGGGCTCGCGAGAGGAAGCCGCATCCGCGTGCTGGACCATACGTTGGCGAAACAGACATGGGAGATCGAGAGTGATGAGACGAAGATCGCACTCCGGGAGGAGGAGGCTTCATCCATCTTTATCGAACCGGAAAAGTGCGAATCCCAAAGGTGA
- a CDS encoding archaemetzincin family Zn-dependent metalloprotease, whose amino-acid sequence MKCTISLIPFSEVPQRYAEALAKGLEEIFSMDAAWREPIPMPSDAFDASRSQYRATKLLQRICRHKDEPTQIVLGITREDIYEEGLNFVFGVATPVHRCALVSTKRLSNAFYGLPEDETLFFRRLMTEAVHEIGHTLGLEHCPNPHCVMHFSNSLADTDKKGFLFCAECRRKVDHALAACR is encoded by the coding sequence ATGAAATGCACGATTTCGCTCATCCCTTTTTCCGAAGTGCCGCAGCGCTATGCCGAAGCGCTGGCGAAGGGGCTTGAAGAGATCTTTTCGATGGATGCGGCATGGAGGGAACCCATACCCATGCCTTCGGACGCTTTCGATGCGTCGAGGAGTCAGTACCGGGCAACGAAGCTGCTGCAGAGGATCTGCCGACACAAAGATGAGCCCACGCAGATCGTTTTGGGGATAACCCGTGAAGATATTTATGAGGAGGGGCTCAATTTCGTCTTCGGGGTGGCGACCCCCGTCCATCGGTGCGCCCTCGTTTCGACGAAGAGGCTTTCCAACGCTTTTTACGGCCTGCCGGAAGATGAGACACTCTTTTTCCGGCGCCTGATGACGGAGGCGGTGCATGAAATCGGCCATACGCTCGGGCTGGAGCACTGCCCGAATCCCCATTGTGTCATGCACTTCTCCAACTCCCTCGCCGATACGGACAAAAAAGGGTTTCTCTTCTGCGCGGAGTGCCGCCGTAAAGTGGATCACGCCCTGGCTGCGTGCCGATAG
- a CDS encoding CoA-binding protein encodes MECEFPTVNADADEIRRIFKEVKTIAVVGLSPNPSKDSHRVAKYLQSVGYKIIPVYPKEEEILGEKVYRSLKEIPGNIDMVDIFRKPAAVRPIVEACKERGDVKVVWLQAGIVNNEAAETAKEAGMRVVQSRCAMVDHRNLA; translated from the coding sequence ATGGAGTGTGAATTTCCCACCGTCAATGCCGATGCGGATGAGATCCGCCGGATTTTCAAAGAGGTGAAGACCATCGCCGTCGTCGGCCTCTCTCCCAACCCCTCCAAAGACAGCCACCGGGTCGCCAAGTACCTTCAGAGTGTAGGATACAAAATCATTCCGGTCTATCCGAAAGAGGAGGAGATTCTGGGTGAAAAGGTCTACCGCTCTTTGAAGGAGATTCCCGGCAATATCGATATGGTGGACATTTTTAGAAAACCGGCGGCGGTCAGGCCCATCGTCGAAGCCTGCAAAGAGCGCGGCGATGTGAAGGTGGTCTGGCTGCAGGCGGGCATCGTCAACAACGAAGCGGCAGAAACGGCGAAAGAGGCCGGCATGAGAGTGGTGCAGAGCCGCTGCGCCATGGTCGACCACAGAAACCTGGCATGA